In Oceanobacillus sp. FSL K6-2867, one DNA window encodes the following:
- a CDS encoding metal ABC transporter ATP-binding protein: MATPILQVENLSASYRKNTVLHDVNFEVNGGSLTGIVGPNGAGKSTLLKTILNLHPSLTGSVKFFDLPFAKAKKRIGYVPQRGSVDWDFPTDALDVVTMGLYGQIRWLRRPSRLHKERAYGALDKMGMADYANRQISQLSGGQQQRVFLARALVQDADFYFMDEPLAGVDAATEQAIMKILKELKAIGKTVMVVHHDLQTVEDYFDHVLLLNRTVIKHGKTKQIFTRENISNTYGGNMRWMGEEKRHAVHSIE, translated from the coding sequence ATGGCAACACCAATTTTACAGGTAGAAAATTTATCCGCTTCATACCGGAAAAATACGGTGCTTCATGATGTTAATTTTGAAGTGAACGGAGGTTCTTTAACAGGAATCGTTGGACCGAATGGAGCGGGAAAATCAACATTATTAAAAACGATATTAAATCTTCATCCTTCCTTAACGGGATCTGTAAAATTTTTCGATCTTCCATTTGCAAAAGCAAAGAAACGGATTGGGTATGTTCCACAGCGTGGTTCTGTCGACTGGGATTTCCCAACGGATGCACTTGATGTCGTGACAATGGGACTGTATGGGCAAATCAGATGGTTGAGAAGACCATCCCGTTTGCATAAAGAAAGAGCATATGGGGCATTGGACAAAATGGGAATGGCAGATTATGCGAATCGGCAAATAAGTCAGCTTTCCGGTGGTCAGCAGCAACGCGTCTTTTTAGCCCGAGCTTTAGTACAGGATGCGGATTTTTACTTTATGGACGAACCGCTTGCCGGTGTAGACGCTGCTACAGAGCAAGCAATCATGAAGATTTTAAAAGAGCTGAAAGCAATAGGTAAGACCGTTATGGTTGTTCATCATGATTTGCAGACGGTAGAAGATTACTTCGATCACGTCCTATTGTTAAACCGCACTGTTATTAAACATGGAAAAACGAAGCAGATTTTTACTAGAGAAAATATTTCCAATACTTATGGAGGGAATATGCGCTGGATGGGAGAGGAAAAACGTCATGCTGTCCATTCTATTGAATAG
- a CDS encoding metal ABC transporter permease, producing MLSILLNSNTGWVLLSTMILGIAAGTIGCMAYWKRQNLMSDALSHAALPGVVIAFLIIGEKNLLLLIVGAAISALIGAFLIQWITTASRISEDSAMGMVLAIFYGFGIMLLTVANRSAGGNQSGLDGFIYGQAAAMVRTDVITMLLLALLVVFIVFLGFKEWKLYLFDQQFAKGIGLSIKGMNTLYTALLVTTIVVGIQAVGVILMAAMLIIPAVSARYWTQSFKVMILLSATFGGLAGAAGTLISALGSGLPTGPFIVVVGAGFFVISLVFGKEKGILINYLQFKLHQRTEQTNAQTLKQEGWEK from the coding sequence ATGCTGTCCATTCTATTGAATAGTAATACAGGGTGGGTGCTGTTGAGTACGATGATCTTAGGTATTGCTGCAGGGACCATAGGTTGCATGGCTTATTGGAAACGGCAAAATCTGATGAGTGATGCATTATCGCATGCCGCATTGCCAGGTGTTGTAATAGCCTTTCTTATTATTGGAGAGAAAAATCTGCTTTTACTTATAGTTGGGGCTGCAATCAGTGCATTAATCGGTGCATTTTTAATCCAGTGGATTACAACAGCCAGCCGGATTTCAGAGGATTCAGCTATGGGGATGGTGTTAGCTATCTTCTATGGTTTCGGAATCATGCTCTTAACCGTTGCCAATCGATCTGCGGGAGGAAATCAAAGTGGATTGGATGGCTTTATTTACGGGCAGGCTGCAGCGATGGTTCGTACAGACGTAATCACGATGCTGCTGTTAGCGCTGCTTGTTGTTTTCATTGTATTTCTTGGTTTTAAAGAATGGAAGCTTTATCTCTTTGATCAGCAGTTTGCCAAGGGAATAGGACTATCTATTAAAGGGATGAATACATTATATACGGCATTGCTTGTTACAACCATTGTAGTTGGAATTCAAGCTGTCGGTGTTATTTTAATGGCAGCGATGTTAATTATTCCGGCTGTAAGTGCTCGTTATTGGACACAGTCTTTTAAGGTCATGATTCTATTATCTGCAACCTTTGGCGGACTAGCGGGTGCAGCAGGCACGTTAATCAGCGCGTTGGGGAGCGGTCTTCCTACTGGTCCGTTTATTGTAGTTGTAGGTGCCGGATTTTTTGTTATATCACTTGTTTTTGGTAAAGAAAAAGGTATTCTAATCAATTATTTGCAATTTAAGTTGCATCAGAGGACAGAGCAAACAAATGCTCAAACACTGAAACAGGAAGGGTGGGAGAAATGA
- a CDS encoding metal ABC transporter permease, translating into MTYTVWIILTAALVGLSCGVIGVFLILRKTAMMADAISHTVLLGIVIAFIITREVSGTAMLIGGILAGVFTAFLVQWLHSLSVQHDASMGIVFTTLFAVGVILIATSAGNAHLDVKHALMGEITFIPFHTITLPFIGSIPAATALLLAVLAVVLFFIIAFYKEWKITSFDPALAASLGIPVILMHYLFMGLVSVTTVASFDAVGAIMVVAMLITPAASAYLWTDRLSLMLLLSGAFGVISAVSGYYIAAWIDTSISGSMAFATGLVFMISFIFSPKHGLIAKRVRPIETM; encoded by the coding sequence ATGACGTATACAGTATGGATTATTTTAACTGCTGCCCTGGTAGGGCTTTCCTGTGGTGTTATCGGCGTTTTCCTTATATTAAGGAAAACAGCAATGATGGCAGATGCAATTAGTCACACGGTTCTATTAGGTATCGTAATCGCCTTTATTATTACACGTGAAGTAAGTGGGACTGCAATGTTAATTGGAGGGATACTGGCAGGGGTTTTTACAGCTTTTCTTGTGCAGTGGCTGCATTCTTTGAGTGTACAGCATGATGCATCAATGGGAATTGTTTTTACCACATTATTCGCTGTTGGAGTTATATTAATTGCTACCTCAGCTGGAAATGCACACTTAGATGTAAAGCATGCATTAATGGGAGAAATAACATTTATTCCATTCCATACTATTACTTTGCCGTTTATCGGTTCCATACCGGCAGCGACAGCGTTACTATTAGCAGTTCTGGCGGTTGTTCTATTTTTTATTATTGCTTTTTATAAAGAATGGAAAATTACATCGTTTGATCCAGCATTAGCGGCAAGTCTTGGTATACCAGTAATACTCATGCATTATCTTTTTATGGGCCTAGTATCAGTAACAACAGTTGCTTCATTTGATGCTGTAGGAGCGATTATGGTTGTAGCTATGTTAATTACGCCTGCTGCCTCGGCTTATTTATGGACGGATAGGCTATCCTTAATGCTTTTGCTAAGTGGTGCCTTTGGGGTGATTTCTGCAGTATCTGGGTATTATATCGCAGCTTGGATTGATACATCGATTTCAGGTTCAATGGCTTTCGCAACTGGCTTGGTATTTATGATAAGCTTTATTTTTTCGCCGAAGCATGGTTTGATTGCAAAACGTGTGCGACCGATTGAAACAATGTAA
- a CDS encoding zinc ABC transporter substrate-binding protein: MGGFTQKIWRLALFAVIILLAACNSEGGASGETDGPGDEKIKVLTTIAQIGEPLSKIGGDRVDVESLMGPSVDPHLYNPTQSDISKVNEAEVIFYNGLNLEVNMVKVFDSIGDTKPVLAIGDSLSEDALLHDEDGAIDPHIWFDLDLWKAALDAAVEELKAYSPEDADYFEENKTQYFAELEELKQEAEKLADIPESGRVLVTAHDAFGYFGRMHDMEVIGLQGLSTEDEIGISDINDTIAIIKEYQVPAIFVESSINSSSIEAVIEGAKSEGVDIELGGELFSDAMGSPESEEGTYIGMYRHNVNTIYDALTGGAE, encoded by the coding sequence ATGGGAGGTTTTACACAAAAGATATGGAGGTTGGCATTATTTGCTGTGATTATTTTGCTTGCAGCGTGTAATTCAGAAGGTGGAGCATCTGGGGAAACGGATGGACCGGGAGATGAAAAAATAAAGGTGCTAACGACGATTGCCCAAATAGGTGAACCACTATCGAAAATTGGTGGGGATCGTGTAGATGTTGAAAGTCTAATGGGGCCATCGGTGGATCCGCATCTTTACAATCCGACCCAAAGCGACATTTCAAAGGTAAATGAAGCGGAGGTTATTTTTTATAACGGCTTAAATTTAGAAGTGAACATGGTTAAAGTATTTGATTCAATTGGTGATACTAAGCCTGTCCTGGCAATTGGTGATAGTCTTTCAGAAGATGCTTTATTACATGATGAGGACGGAGCGATTGATCCGCATATCTGGTTTGATCTTGATTTGTGGAAGGCGGCATTGGATGCAGCAGTTGAGGAGCTGAAAGCATACTCACCAGAGGATGCGGATTACTTTGAGGAAAATAAAACGCAATATTTTGCTGAATTGGAAGAGTTAAAGCAAGAAGCAGAGAAGCTAGCGGATATTCCGGAAAGTGGACGTGTTCTGGTGACAGCACATGATGCATTCGGGTATTTTGGCAGAATGCATGATATGGAAGTAATAGGTCTCCAAGGGTTGAGTACGGAAGATGAAATTGGGATTTCTGATATTAACGATACAATTGCAATTATTAAAGAATACCAGGTTCCTGCAATATTCGTAGAAAGCAGTATTAATTCAAGTTCTATTGAGGCTGTAATTGAAGGTGCTAAAAGCGAAGGGGTGGACATTGAGTTAGGTGGAGAACTATTCTCTGATGCGATGGGTTCACCTGAAAGTGAAGAGGGGACGTACATTGGAATGTATCGTCATAATGTGAATACAATTTATGATGCATTAACTGGGGGAGCTGAGTAA
- the aroD gene encoding type I 3-dehydroquinate dehydratase, with protein sequence MSHTITIRQQTIGEGAPKICVPLVGGTHAELTEEATFLTSLDVDLVEWRVDFFEMAEDIEKVKSVLIDLREILGDMPLIFTFRSAKEGGERELSSGSYSALNTAMIKTRLIDIVDIELFNEEQTVKSLIHIAQENGVYVILSNHDFKKTPTKTEMIGRLKKAQELGGDIPKIAVMPKNAGDVLTLLEATNEMKERYANRPIITMSMAGAGVISRLTGELFGSAITFGAAKKASAPGQIDIHELRSILNVIHKNL encoded by the coding sequence TTGTCCCATACAATAACCATAAGGCAGCAAACCATCGGAGAAGGTGCTCCGAAAATATGTGTTCCATTAGTTGGCGGAACTCATGCTGAATTAACGGAAGAAGCGACATTTTTAACGTCCTTGGATGTGGATTTAGTGGAATGGCGTGTGGACTTCTTCGAGATGGCAGAAGACATTGAGAAGGTTAAATCAGTACTTATTGATCTCCGAGAGATATTGGGGGATATGCCGCTTATATTTACGTTTCGCAGTGCGAAAGAGGGCGGAGAAAGAGAACTCTCATCTGGTTCATATTCGGCGCTAAACACAGCCATGATTAAAACTAGATTAATCGATATTGTTGATATTGAGCTATTTAATGAAGAACAAACCGTGAAATCATTGATACATATTGCACAGGAGAACGGAGTATATGTAATCCTGTCTAACCATGACTTTAAAAAGACTCCAACGAAAACTGAAATGATAGGTCGTTTAAAAAAAGCTCAGGAACTTGGAGGAGATATCCCTAAGATTGCAGTAATGCCAAAGAATGCTGGTGATGTCTTAACATTATTAGAAGCGACAAACGAAATGAAGGAGCGCTATGCAAATCGCCCGATTATAACAATGTCGATGGCTGGTGCGGGCGTAATTAGCCGTTTGACAGGGGAACTATTTGGTTCCGCGATTACGTTTGGAGCAGCGAAAAAAGCATCTGCACCCGGACAGATTGATATCCATGAATTACGATCAATCTTAAATGTTATTCATAAAAATCTATAG
- a CDS encoding NUDIX domain-containing protein has protein sequence MEAWDVYDKDRKLTGKQMNRGDPFEQGAYHLVVHVCLFNQLGEMLIQQRQPSKGNWKNMWDITVGGSAITGETSQQAAEREVKEEIDFALNLQNKRPSLTVNFEYGFDDYYLIETDLNIESLSLPTEEVKQVRWASQNDIINIISEGLFIPYHKSLIALLFDMRYSMGAHNQRIGQ, from the coding sequence ATGGAGGCATGGGATGTTTACGATAAAGACAGGAAACTGACAGGTAAGCAAATGAATCGGGGGGATCCATTCGAACAAGGTGCTTACCATTTAGTGGTTCATGTCTGTCTATTTAATCAACTTGGAGAAATGCTGATTCAACAGAGGCAACCAAGTAAGGGAAATTGGAAGAACATGTGGGATATTACCGTAGGCGGCAGTGCAATAACAGGTGAAACAAGTCAACAAGCTGCGGAAAGAGAAGTGAAAGAAGAAATTGATTTTGCGCTTAACCTGCAAAATAAGCGCCCATCTCTAACTGTTAACTTTGAATATGGATTTGATGATTATTATCTTATTGAAACGGATTTAAACATCGAAAGTCTTTCATTGCCAACTGAAGAAGTAAAACAGGTAAGATGGGCGTCGCAGAATGACATTATCAATATAATTTCAGAAGGTCTATTTATACCTTATCATAAGTCGTTAATTGCATTGTTGTTTGATATGAGATACAGCATGGGAGCGCACAACCAAAGAATCGGTCAATAA